A stretch of DNA from Rhizobium sullae:
ACGGCAGCGATTGCCGTCTCAAGGTCCTCCAGTGCGAGATCGAACTGCTCGGGATCAGCCTTCTCGGATTTGCGGCCGAAGGCGGCTTGCTTGAAAGCGGCAACAAGCTTCTCCAGGCGCTCAATCCGCTCATCCTTGCGGACTTCACGCGCTTGCGCCGAGATCAGCATCGCCTTCAGGGCAGCAATATCGTCGGGAAGATCGGCGGCGTCCAACATGGTGGAAGTCTATCAAATCCCGCTTGATTCATGCTCGGAATCTGCCGCCCGAGTCATCGTGTCGCATCTATTCGATGGCGTCCGGCACTCTTGCCTCCACGCCACGGACCCGACGCCAATCGAGGCCTGCAAACAGCGCCTCGAACTGAGCATGGCCCAAGGTCATCAAACCGTCCCTGACGCCCGGCCAAGTGAACGTGTGTTCCTCCAACCGCTTGTAGGCCATCACCAGCCCGCTTCCATCCCAGTAGATCAGCTTCAATCGGTCTGCTTTGCGAGACCGGAATACGAAGACCGTTCCGGTGAACGGGTCCTTGTGCAGCTCGTTCTTGACCAGCGCCGCCAAACCATCGTGACCTTTGCGGAAATCGACCGGCTTGGTGGCAACCATGATCCGCACGCGGTTCGATGGGAAAATCATGCCGGGACCGAGCAGGCACGCGCGACAGCGGCGATCCGAGCGACGGACGCGCCTTCTTCCAGACGGATAATGACGGAACCGACGATCACCTCAGGGCGACTGACTTTTGTGACCGGCGGCTCCGAAACGGGCGGATCGATGATCACCGCTGCGAACTCCACCGGGTCCTCGGGTGCGGGCAGAACCAGCTTGCCCTGCCGCGCCATCGTTCGCCAGGTGGACAGGTGGTTCGGCTTCAAGCCATGTCGCTCTGCGACGTCATTCACCATAGCGCCAGGCCGCAAGCTCTCAGAAACGATCTGTGCCTTGACCTCGTCCGGCCAGTGCCGGTGAACCTCACGCCCAGACTTTCTGGTCGTGAGAACCTCCAATGTAGTCTCCATGGAGAAACTCCCGTTGCTCGTCCATGGAAAGGCGATCACAGATTACGGCCGCGGGGACAACGTGGGGCTGGAACAGCGGTTACGCTGAAGGATGACGATCCGCCGAAGAATGACAGGCGATCCCTAAAGGAATACCAAGCTGTCTCGGCAGTTATCTCGTCATAGATGTTATCCGCTTTGTCCACTGAGAAATCATTGTACTTGGATCGCACTCTCGGAGGACCCTCATCATGAGAGTGACGCGTCTGCTTCCGAAGGTGCAGTCGACCCATAGGGGGGTCTGCTCTTGGCGAGTGCCGTTCGCCGTCGTCTCTGGGCCTCTTCGAGCACATGCCGTGTCGGCCGCCATTGTTCCGTTGCCCGGTCCCATAGCAAGCCACATCGCAGCTTTGGTCTGCTTCGGAGGGAAAGTACAAAAGCCAAAAACAATCATTAAGAAAAGGACCGAAAACCGCATCTATTTCCTCAAGAGCTTGGACTCCACGCTATACCAAAACCCCCTTAACGACGCGTTGGTCATTAAGGTGAATGTTTAGCGATATTTCCCGGCTCAAACGTAACTGACGCATGATTTGACGGTCGCTGGTGGCCGACAGGCGACCTGGACCATGTTCGGAGCGAGCCAAATGCGGTCATGAGCGAGGCCGTCTCAGAAACAGGTCAAACCATGAAAGGATAGGAATGACTGCCGGATGCGCTAATGGTGTCATGAAGCAGAGATTTCCCATCGCAACCCAAGCTAGATCGGTGTGTTCCTCTCCCAGCAATCGCGGAGCGCCACCCGACCATTCGGTGACTGCATATACCTGGTATCTTATACTTTCGCAGTCGGGAGTCGCCGCGTCAGGGAAGGTTTTCAGGTGCCGAAAGGTGATTGGGGTTATGCCGACTTCCTCCTGCGCCTCCCTGACAAGAGCGGCATCGGTAGTCTCCCCTACTTCGACATGGCCGCCGACTAAATCCCAATACTCCGGATATTGCCGCTTATGGGCGGCGCGTCTCACCAAAAGTACGCGGCCGTCGTGGATGAATGCCGCGAGGACGATAGTTGTCACAATCCCTCCATCGCCGTCGGCTGGCCGACACCGTACTATCCATGCGGAGACATTCGCAGCTTTTGGCAAGGGCGGCAATGGGGCCGACTGCGGAAGCTTAGCCTTGGGCGGAACGCGCCAACACCGGACATTGACAGAGGTGGATGTCATCGTATCCTCGCCCGAAGGTCCGATGGGGTGAGTCATGTCTGCGGTTACGCAACACATCATTGATCGAGGCGACGGCGCTCGCGTGGAACTATTCCAGGCTCGACCGTCTGCGCCCAAGAACGGAGCGATACTGTTCGTACATGGAAATCAGGGTGGACTTCTCTTAGGTGGAAAAGAGGCTGTCGATGACGGATCGCTGGTTCGGTTCTCGTCCCGTCTTGGTGTAACGGCGGCCGCAATCTCTCAGCCTGGTTTTGGCGCATCGGACGGGCCTGCCGATTTCTGCGGCCCGACTACTCAGCAAGCGATTGTAGCCGCATTGGAGTTTCTGAAGCAGCAGCCATCAGTCGATCCCGCACGCATAGTTCTCTACGGAAACAGTCGAGCGGCTGTGGCGTCCGCCATGGTGGCCACGAAAGTCCAGGGCCTCAGGGCGCTCATCCTAACAGGAGGCGTTTACGATTTACGAGAAGCCTACGGAAGCAGTTCGAGAGGCTTGCAGCAAGCTATCCAGAAAGAGGCAGGCGTTTCGAACGAAAGCTTCTTGGATCGGTCCGCACTCCATCATTCGCACAGGATTCGAGCGGAAACCTTACTTCTACACGGCAAGTACGATGATCGTGCATCGGTCGATCAAGCTGAACGATTTTCGGAGGCTCTCGCACAGGTAGGTGTGCCGGTACGCTTCTATGCGCTCGAAGGCGGTCATCGCCTTCCCCGAGAACAGGTCACACCCATCCTCCGGGAATTCTTAACTCGAATATTTGCGCCAGACGCAACGCTTCACTGACTTATGGCTGCTTCGGGGCCGACAGCAGAAGGTCGGCCGCTTCTGGATAGCGCAAATACCGGTCATTGATAGGTTTGCGGAGGTCATCGTAGATTGGTAGCTTCCGAGGAGGAATGATGCTGCAGGTTATATGGTCCGAGAAAATAGACCGAATACTTTCGGTGGGGGTCTGGTTAGGACCAGAACATCGTAACTGGGCTCTCACCAGAGGGCGGGCTCTCAATGCGATTGACCAGCTACGTGACGCCAATGTTGTCATACTTGGCGGAGATGTCCTGAGCGGACCGGACGAGAGTTATCGTCTGCCCGACCTGTTGGGGTGGACGGCCCCCGAACGGCATCGAAACGTGCCAGAGTGAGTCGTTAGCGATCTCAAACGAAGGAGCCGTCCGTGGACCAGATTATCCGTATTGGCATGGATACGTCAAAGCACGTCTTTCAACTGCATGGCGTTAACGCTGCCGAACAAGTGATCCTGCGCAAGAAGATGCGCCGCAAGGAGATGGTGGATTTCTTTGCGAAATGCCCCCCGACCGTGATTGCGATCGAAGCCTGCGGTGCTTCGCATCACTGGGCCCGGCTGCTAACGGGGCTCGGACATGAGGTCAAATTGATCGCGCCGCAGCTCGTGAAACCCTACGTCAAGCGTGGCAAGAACGATGCGGCCGATGCGGAGGCGCTATGCGAGGCGATGAGCCGCCCGACAATGCGGTTCGTTCCGATGAAGAGCGCTGATCAGCAAGCCGGGCTGATGCTGGTAGGTATGCGCGAGCGCACTGTCGCCACACAGACGCAGCTTGCCAATACGATTCGTGGCTATGCAACTGAATTCGGGATGATCGCGGCCAAAGGCATGTCTCATATTCCGCTCCTTCTGGAACGCATCATGATTGATGAAAGCATTCCGGGTGTGGCGCGTGAGCTGTTCTCGTCTCTCGCTGAGGAGTTTGCGCAGTTGGGTGAGCGCCTGAAGGAGGTGGAGGCAAAGCTAATGGCCTGGTATC
This window harbors:
- the tnpB gene encoding IS66 family insertion sequence element accessory protein TnpB (TnpB, as the term is used for proteins encoded by IS66 family insertion elements, is considered an accessory protein, since TnpC, encoded by a neighboring gene, is a DDE family transposase.), whose amino-acid sequence is MIFPSNRVRIMVATKPVDFRKGHDGLAALVKNELHKDPFTGTVFVFRSRKADRLKLIYWDGSGLVMAYKRLEEHTFTWPGVRDGLMTLGHAQFEALFAGLDWRRVRGVEARVPDAIE
- a CDS encoding transposase, whose protein sequence is METTLEVLTTRKSGREVHRHWPDEVKAQIVSESLRPGAMVNDVAERHGLKPNHLSTWRTMARQGKLVLPAPEDPVEFAAVIIDPPVSEPPVTKVSRPEVIVGSVIIRLEEGASVARIAAVARACSVPA
- a CDS encoding NUDIX hydrolase, whose product is MMCCVTADMTHPIGPSGEDTMTSTSVNVRCWRVPPKAKLPQSAPLPPLPKAANVSAWIVRCRPADGDGGIVTTIVLAAFIHDGRVLLVRRAAHKRQYPEYWDLVGGHVEVGETTDAALVREAQEEVGITPITFRHLKTFPDAATPDCESIRYQVYAVTEWSGGAPRLLGEEHTDLAWVAMGNLCFMTPLAHPAVIPILSWFDLFLRRPRS
- a CDS encoding alpha/beta hydrolase family protein, with the translated sequence MSAVTQHIIDRGDGARVELFQARPSAPKNGAILFVHGNQGGLLLGGKEAVDDGSLVRFSSRLGVTAAAISQPGFGASDGPADFCGPTTQQAIVAALEFLKQQPSVDPARIVLYGNSRAAVASAMVATKVQGLRALILTGGVYDLREAYGSSSRGLQQAIQKEAGVSNESFLDRSALHHSHRIRAETLLLHGKYDDRASVDQAERFSEALAQVGVPVRFYALEGGHRLPREQVTPILREFLTRIFAPDATLH
- a CDS encoding IS110 family transposase; this translates as MDQIIRIGMDTSKHVFQLHGVNAAEQVILRKKMRRKEMVDFFAKCPPTVIAIEACGASHHWARLLTGLGHEVKLIAPQLVKPYVKRGKNDAADAEALCEAMSRPTMRFVPMKSADQQAGLMLVGMRERTVATQTQLANTIRGYATEFGMIAAKGMSHIPLLLERIMIDESIPGVARELFSSLAEEFAQLGERLKEVEAKLMAWYRNNECCRRLAKIPGVGPIGAVLLMMKAPAPEQFTSGRQFAAWVGLTPRDHSTAGKVRLGVITRAGDETLRKTLVVGATSRLQQVRAGRGKSTSPWLIELLKRKPPKLVAVALANKIARIAWKMMVSGEDYKGNAARPALACAA